The genomic stretch tcaaacttgGTTAGAAAATAGGAAACAAATAGTTCATTGGGTTTGTGATAAAGCTAAACCAGGTAAGCACTCAATAAATTTAGAATTCATGCAATTTGAATGTAATTTTGCTGGAAGTTATACTCAAACTAGTTTAAATCATATCAATACCACTAATGATCAAGAGAGTAacgataataatgataataataataatggtgatgatgatgatgatgatgatggtagCGGAGGGACAAATGAAACAGGTCTGGTGCCCCTtaggaaaaaaagaaagagaggACCAACGATTAAAACCAATTGTCCTGctaaaattcaaatgaaaGTA from Candida albicans SC5314 chromosome 5, complete sequence encodes the following:
- a CDS encoding uncharacterized protein (Protein of unknown function; Spider biofilm induced; rat catheter biofilm repressed) — its product is MSNNHSQQHPHNTNEETQISAITEIHYSPNMTLSDIEPFCIKTGTTPRRHLQCRYYRFPNKNIFQTWLENRKQIVHWVCDKAKPGKHSINLEFMQFECNFAGSYTQTSLNHINTTNDQESNDNNDNNNNGDDDDDDDGSGGTNETGSVPLRKKRKRGPTIKTNCPAKIQMKVTPKDPDGIYVTWIYKHNHDVGTEKYFDLSRDKKNARRKPKRRKR